A DNA window from Vicinamibacterales bacterium contains the following coding sequences:
- a CDS encoding ABC transporter ATP-binding protein: MTSSAERRAAPETLPPALASMWRLCRLGYRHEPGLIVGAFLISLAAALPDALLAYWFKLLGEGALAGDWRRVRIAMVALGLSATATWFLMTVSTRVQRRFRDKVTIALESHIATMMASITTIAHQERPVYLDRLAVLRHQVFMLDHMYMSLFTTCGWLLRLGVTIALLVSIHPALALLALFAIPPVLTSSWRPEAEQRAREHGAASTRLARHLFDVSTTAAPGKDVRVLGIGARLAAEREQAWRRGHAPVAAARWATAAWHAAAWALFGAGYVAAVIFVVSGLTAPPGDVLLALAAGSRLSAYVGATVGEIGFLRGVWLDAARRLAWLEDYAAAQDAAADEAAPVSLAKGIRFDDVSFAYPGTDRLVLDGVTLDLPAGAIVAIVGENGAGKSTLVKLLGKLYAPTSGRVLVDGADLARIPAPEWRRRLAGAFQDFFKFEFRAGQSVGVGDLPRMDDEAAVGAALARAGAEQMVDTLAGGLQTQLGPTWPGGVDVSFGQWQKLALARGFMRDTPLVLVLDEPTAALDAETEHALFERYAAAARARASQGAITILVSHRFSTVRMADLIVVLDGSRVVETGSHDDLMARGGQYAELYALQAAAYV, encoded by the coding sequence ATGACGTCCTCGGCTGAGCGGCGCGCCGCACCCGAGACGCTGCCGCCGGCGCTCGCGTCGATGTGGCGGCTGTGCCGGCTCGGCTACCGCCACGAGCCGGGCCTGATCGTGGGCGCGTTCCTCATCTCGCTCGCGGCGGCCCTGCCCGACGCGCTCCTGGCCTACTGGTTCAAGCTGCTCGGCGAGGGCGCGCTCGCCGGCGACTGGCGACGCGTGCGGATCGCGATGGTGGCGCTCGGCCTGTCGGCCACGGCCACGTGGTTCCTGATGACGGTGAGCACGCGGGTCCAGCGGCGGTTCCGCGACAAGGTGACCATCGCGCTCGAGTCGCACATCGCCACGATGATGGCGTCGATCACGACCATCGCCCACCAGGAGCGGCCGGTGTACCTCGATCGCCTGGCGGTGCTCCGCCACCAGGTGTTCATGCTCGACCACATGTACATGTCGCTCTTCACGACGTGCGGATGGCTGCTCCGCCTCGGCGTGACGATCGCGCTGCTCGTGTCGATCCACCCGGCGCTGGCGCTCCTGGCGCTCTTCGCGATCCCACCCGTCCTCACCTCGTCGTGGCGTCCGGAGGCCGAACAGCGGGCGCGCGAGCACGGCGCCGCCTCCACCCGCCTCGCGCGCCACCTGTTCGACGTCTCGACCACGGCCGCGCCCGGGAAGGACGTGCGGGTGCTGGGCATCGGCGCCCGGCTCGCCGCCGAGCGCGAGCAGGCGTGGCGGCGCGGCCACGCGCCGGTCGCGGCGGCCCGCTGGGCCACGGCGGCGTGGCACGCGGCGGCGTGGGCGCTCTTCGGCGCCGGCTACGTGGCCGCCGTGATCTTCGTCGTGTCGGGCCTGACGGCCCCGCCCGGCGACGTGCTCCTGGCCCTGGCCGCGGGGTCGCGCCTGTCCGCCTACGTGGGGGCGACGGTCGGCGAGATCGGCTTCCTGCGCGGCGTGTGGCTGGATGCGGCGCGCCGGCTCGCATGGCTCGAGGACTACGCGGCGGCCCAGGACGCGGCGGCGGACGAGGCCGCGCCGGTCAGTCTCGCGAAAGGCATCCGTTTCGACGACGTGTCCTTCGCCTATCCCGGCACCGACCGCCTCGTGCTCGACGGCGTGACCCTGGACCTGCCGGCCGGCGCCATCGTGGCGATCGTGGGCGAGAACGGCGCGGGCAAGTCCACGCTGGTGAAGCTCCTGGGCAAGCTCTACGCCCCGACGTCGGGCCGGGTGCTCGTGGACGGCGCCGATCTGGCCCGCATTCCCGCGCCGGAGTGGCGGCGCCGCCTGGCCGGGGCGTTCCAGGACTTCTTCAAGTTCGAGTTCCGGGCCGGCCAGTCCGTCGGCGTCGGCGATCTCCCGCGGATGGACGACGAGGCGGCCGTCGGCGCGGCCCTCGCCCGCGCGGGCGCGGAGCAGATGGTGGACACGCTCGCCGGCGGACTCCAGACGCAGCTCGGGCCCACCTGGCCCGGCGGCGTGGACGTGAGCTTCGGACAGTGGCAGAAGCTGGCGCTCGCGCGGGGCTTCATGCGCGACACGCCGCTCGTGCTCGTCCTCGACGAGCCCACCGCGGCCCTGGACGCCGAGACCGAGCACGCGCTCTTCGAGCGCTATGCCGCCGCGGCCCGCGCGCGCGCGAGCCAGGGCGCCATCACGATCCTCGTATCGCACCGCTTCTCCACCGTGCGGATGGCCGACCTCATCGTCGTCCTCGACGGGTCGCGCGTGGTCGAGACCGGCAGCCACGACGACCTGATGGCGCGCGGCGGCCAGTACGCCGAGCTGTACGCGCTGCAGGCGGCCGCCTACGTCTGA
- a CDS encoding CocE/NonD family hydrolase: protein MTRLSSRLVFLLALGATAAASAGGRQPGPLPPSPPSYGVRMDEVRIRMPDGVRLAADLWRPTGPGEDGRFPVLLEYLPYRKNDGRSGRYDLYAYFVRRGYVVARVDIRGTGSSEGTLIPYEYSDIELEDGDHVIDWLSTQPFSNGNVGMFGISWSGFNAIHMAMRNPPALKTILSVDATDDLYQDDVHFMDGMMHLDSWEWQMDIANSMPGAPDYRIDDRFFTERFEQPPWMLTYKRQQRDGPFWDRTALKTRYDAIRIPTFVIGGWYDGYRDSVPRMLQHMSAPVKAIVGAWNHTFPHRPYPKPGIEWRREAVRWFDQWLKGRNTGIMDEPRFAVYVRQWHPPGPYLDEAPGTWRYEDGWPLARGQERAVFPGADHSLGDAAGGEATHRLKYVPTTGIEAGGPVMWFGDVAHDQRPTDAFSLVYDSAPLEREMEILGLPRAFLNVAADAPMADWFVRLSDVAPDGTVTQVAAAGLNGTHRDSDRDPAALVPGQRVALEIELHFTSWVFPAGHRMRVSIANAQFPMIWPTPYPMTTSLFLGGADATRVVLPVVPAAPRPVPDFQANPETRETLPGYQPIETGSTSGYGEISSIERNPQTHTTKVVATNDSGMRFPWGEQHETETITYEANDDHPEAASVRGEYSTTVVLPGRTLKWESTVTLTSDRTTFHYTNVRRLFENGTLLREKRWNEAIPRDFQ, encoded by the coding sequence ATGACGCGCCTCTCCTCCCGCCTCGTCTTCCTTCTGGCGCTGGGCGCCACCGCGGCCGCCTCGGCCGGCGGGCGCCAGCCGGGCCCGCTGCCGCCCTCACCGCCGAGCTACGGCGTGCGCATGGACGAGGTGCGGATCCGCATGCCCGACGGTGTCCGCCTGGCGGCCGACCTCTGGCGCCCGACCGGCCCCGGCGAGGACGGGCGGTTCCCGGTGCTGCTCGAGTACCTGCCGTACCGCAAGAACGACGGACGGAGCGGACGCTACGACCTCTACGCGTACTTCGTCCGCCGCGGCTACGTCGTGGCCCGCGTGGACATCCGCGGCACGGGCTCCAGCGAGGGCACGCTCATCCCGTACGAGTACAGCGACATCGAGCTCGAGGACGGCGACCACGTGATCGACTGGCTGTCCACGCAGCCGTTCTCCAACGGCAACGTCGGCATGTTCGGCATCTCGTGGAGCGGCTTCAACGCCATCCACATGGCGATGCGCAACCCGCCGGCGCTCAAGACGATCCTGTCCGTGGACGCCACCGACGACCTCTACCAGGACGACGTGCACTTCATGGACGGCATGATGCACCTCGACTCCTGGGAGTGGCAGATGGACATCGCCAACTCGATGCCGGGCGCGCCCGACTACCGCATCGACGACCGGTTCTTCACCGAGCGCTTCGAGCAGCCGCCCTGGATGCTCACCTACAAGCGGCAGCAGCGCGACGGGCCGTTCTGGGATCGCACGGCGCTGAAGACCCGCTACGACGCCATCAGGATTCCGACCTTCGTGATCGGCGGCTGGTACGACGGCTACCGCGACAGCGTGCCGCGCATGCTGCAGCACATGTCGGCGCCCGTGAAGGCGATCGTCGGCGCCTGGAACCACACGTTCCCGCACCGCCCGTATCCGAAGCCCGGCATCGAGTGGCGGCGCGAGGCCGTGCGCTGGTTCGACCAGTGGCTCAAGGGCCGGAACACCGGCATCATGGACGAGCCGCGCTTCGCCGTGTACGTGCGCCAGTGGCACCCGCCGGGCCCGTACCTCGACGAGGCGCCGGGCACGTGGCGGTACGAGGACGGCTGGCCCCTCGCGCGCGGCCAGGAGCGGGCCGTCTTCCCTGGCGCCGATCACTCGCTGGGCGACGCGGCCGGCGGCGAGGCGACGCATCGGCTGAAGTACGTGCCCACGACCGGCATCGAGGCCGGCGGTCCCGTGATGTGGTTCGGCGACGTGGCGCACGACCAGCGTCCCACCGACGCCTTCAGCCTCGTGTACGACTCGGCGCCGCTCGAGCGCGAAATGGAGATCCTGGGCCTGCCCCGGGCGTTCCTCAACGTCGCCGCCGACGCGCCGATGGCCGACTGGTTCGTGCGGCTCTCGGACGTGGCGCCCGACGGGACGGTGACGCAGGTGGCGGCCGCGGGCCTGAACGGCACGCACCGCGACTCGGACCGCGACCCCGCCGCGCTCGTGCCCGGCCAGCGGGTGGCGCTCGAGATCGAGCTGCACTTCACGTCATGGGTCTTCCCGGCCGGTCACCGCATGCGGGTCTCGATCGCCAACGCCCAGTTCCCCATGATCTGGCCCACGCCGTATCCCATGACGACGTCGCTCTTCCTCGGCGGCGCCGACGCGACGCGCGTCGTCCTGCCCGTCGTGCCCGCCGCGCCCCGGCCCGTGCCCGACTTCCAGGCGAATCCGGAGACGCGCGAGACGCTGCCCGGATACCAGCCGATCGAGACGGGCTCGACGTCGGGCTACGGCGAGATCTCGTCCATCGAACGCAACCCGCAGACCCACACGACGAAGGTGGTCGCCACCAACGACAGCGGCATGCGCTTTCCGTGGGGCGAGCAGCACGAAACCGAGACGATCACCTACGAGGCGAACGACGACCATCCGGAGGCCGCCTCGGTGCGGGGCGAGTACTCGACGACCGTCGTCCTGCCGGGCCGGACACTCAAGTGGGAGAGCACGGTGACGCTCACCAGCGACCGGACGACCTTCCACTACACGAACGTCCGGCGGCTCTTCGAGAACGGCACGCTCCTGCGCGAGAAGCGCTGGAACGAGGCCATCCCGCGCGACTTCCAGTAG
- a CDS encoding spondin domain-containing protein: MTLQRSLWSTACAVALLTLPVAAAAQPAVYEIRVTNAMKGESLTPLGAITHVPGIHLFQIGDPAPSVLEAVAEEGNLDPLFTLVRSVPQVVYDAEMTSGLTGPGQTSTLTVNARPGASLTLVAMLIPTNDGFIALNGVELPRGFEPAVFTPVAYDAGTEVNDELCASIPGPSYPECGGPGGGGAPTGGEEGFVHVHGGIHGVGDFVAADRDWRNPIARVVVRRIR; this comes from the coding sequence ATGACCCTGCAGCGATCCCTGTGGAGCACGGCGTGCGCCGTGGCTCTGCTCACCTTGCCCGTGGCCGCGGCCGCGCAGCCGGCCGTCTACGAGATCCGCGTGACCAACGCGATGAAGGGCGAGAGCCTCACGCCGCTCGGCGCGATCACGCACGTCCCCGGCATCCACCTGTTCCAGATCGGCGACCCGGCGCCGTCGGTGCTCGAGGCCGTGGCGGAGGAAGGCAACCTGGACCCGCTCTTCACGCTCGTCCGATCGGTGCCGCAGGTGGTGTACGACGCCGAGATGACGAGTGGCCTGACGGGGCCGGGCCAGACCTCGACCCTCACCGTCAACGCGCGGCCGGGCGCGAGCCTGACCCTCGTGGCCATGCTCATCCCCACCAACGACGGCTTCATCGCCCTGAACGGCGTGGAGCTGCCGCGCGGGTTCGAGCCGGCGGTCTTCACGCCCGTCGCCTACGACGCCGGCACCGAGGTCAACGACGAGCTGTGCGCCTCCATCCCCGGGCCCAGCTACCCCGAGTGCGGCGGTCCGGGCGGCGGCGGCGCGCCCACGGGCGGCGAAGAGGGCTTCGTCCACGTGCACGGCGGCATCCACGGCGTCGGCGACTTCGTGGCGGCCGACCGCGACTGGCGCAACCCGATCGCCCGCGTGGTGGTGCGGCGCATCCGCTAG
- a CDS encoding HAD family phosphatase has product MPIAPRPRAVIFDLDGTLVDNMALHAEAFAAFAERHGLPPLTRADRAALDGRRNSEIFPVLFGREMTREEWLAYEVEKETLYRELSRGRIRRVPGIQALLDKAAAGGLGVALATSAPGPNVVHTLGEAGLSGAFPIVVRGDQVGRGKPAPDVFIEASRQLDVPAGDCLVFEDAPIGIVAARAAGMRVVAMTTTFPAAYFEALDDPPDLACTDFEAFLAAVGW; this is encoded by the coding sequence GTGCCGATTGCCCCACGCCCCCGTGCCGTCATCTTCGACCTCGACGGTACCCTCGTCGACAACATGGCGCTCCACGCCGAAGCCTTCGCCGCCTTCGCCGAACGCCACGGGCTGCCGCCGCTGACGCGGGCCGACCGGGCCGCGCTCGACGGCCGCCGCAACAGCGAGATCTTCCCCGTGCTCTTCGGGCGGGAGATGACGCGCGAGGAGTGGCTGGCGTACGAGGTCGAGAAGGAGACGCTGTATCGCGAGCTCTCGCGGGGGCGCATCCGGCGGGTGCCGGGCATCCAGGCGCTGCTCGACAAGGCGGCGGCCGGTGGCCTCGGCGTGGCCCTGGCGACGTCGGCACCGGGCCCGAACGTCGTCCACACGCTGGGCGAGGCCGGGCTGTCCGGGGCGTTTCCGATCGTGGTGCGGGGGGACCAGGTGGGGCGCGGCAAGCCGGCCCCCGACGTCTTCATCGAGGCCAGCCGCCAGCTGGACGTGCCGGCCGGGGACTGCCTGGTCTTCGAGGACGCGCCCATCGGCATCGTCGCGGCGCGCGCCGCCGGCATGCGCGTCGTGGCCATGACGACCACCTTTCCCGCGGCCTATTTCGAGGCGCTCGACGATCCGCCCGACCTGGCGTGCACCGACTTCGAGGCCTTCCTGGCCGCCGTCGGCTGGTAG
- a CDS encoding ADOP family duplicated permease — MIGRAAIVAEALRQDVRDAVRALARRPAFTLASVATLAVGLGLNAAVFTVADAVLTRGFRGVAANDRLLYIGTQRDGRGCCVSYPDLRDWRERLTSFEGLAAVADRRITLVDARGVAETSTATRVTANTFALLGTAPVAGRDFTATDEQPGAPAVAILSHRLWTRRYAADPAIVGATVRVNDVPTTIVGVMPAGLAFPQRQDLWVPLVPSPDEQRRDARGLWFAVGRLRPGVTFRQAEAELAAVGRGLGTAYPATNEGWVPAPLDFAAFFVSRDAARLYRALWAAVGLVLLIACANLANLALSHAVDRAHDLAVRRALGASRRRLALQRVVEHGILSAAGALGGWAIAAAVVQVYAAAAQPPAQRWSVGLLDLGLNGRVFAYLTAAAVLTTLLVGAVPALGGLGVDLRRVLGDGGPRASWGRSRSRLSAGLVVGQIALAVVLLAGAGMMARTFVAMARTSIGVDASRTLALLIRLPDEDYPTAASQAGFFDRLRRELSAAPGIEAAGLASATPLAPAAARSYEAADGDGRAGAAATVPVLVVDDGYFAALGVAPVAGRAFGPQDDHGDETVIVNRRFAEREWQGRDPIGRRLRFFDGGQAGPWRTVVGIAPDIAQDDAARSRREAGPVAYVPLARSPAPSMWVLVRTEGTAAAIATVRQGVEAVDRGLPIWIGPMVLSDWLASMGQYWRTGTSSVLVTTFAAIALLLASLGLHASLAHAVGRRRREMGIRLAVGGSPGGILGLVYRQGMALVLTGLAIGLAATAGLGRLLRGTLAPSASMDVTTGVLAAAILLVAATIACVVPARRAMRVDPAETLREA, encoded by the coding sequence ATGATCGGCCGCGCGGCCATCGTCGCCGAGGCGCTCCGGCAGGACGTCCGGGACGCGGTCCGCGCGCTCGCGCGCCGTCCCGCCTTCACGCTCGCCTCGGTGGCGACGCTCGCCGTGGGGCTCGGGTTGAACGCGGCCGTGTTCACGGTGGCGGACGCCGTCCTGACGCGCGGCTTCCGCGGCGTGGCCGCCAACGACCGCCTCCTCTACATCGGCACTCAGCGCGACGGACGCGGCTGCTGCGTGTCGTATCCGGACCTGAGGGACTGGCGCGAGCGCCTCACGTCCTTCGAGGGCCTGGCCGCGGTGGCCGACCGCCGGATCACGCTCGTCGACGCCCGCGGCGTGGCCGAGACGTCCACGGCGACGCGCGTCACGGCGAACACGTTCGCGCTCCTCGGCACCGCGCCCGTGGCCGGCCGCGACTTCACCGCGACGGACGAGCAGCCTGGCGCGCCGGCGGTGGCGATCCTGAGCCATCGGCTGTGGACGCGCCGCTACGCCGCCGATCCCGCCATCGTCGGCGCGACGGTGCGCGTCAACGACGTCCCGACCACGATCGTCGGCGTCATGCCAGCCGGGCTGGCCTTCCCGCAGCGCCAGGACCTGTGGGTGCCGCTCGTCCCGTCGCCCGACGAGCAGCGACGCGACGCGCGCGGGCTGTGGTTCGCCGTCGGCCGGCTCCGTCCGGGCGTGACGTTCCGGCAGGCCGAGGCCGAACTCGCCGCCGTGGGCCGGGGGCTGGGCACGGCCTATCCCGCCACGAACGAGGGCTGGGTGCCGGCGCCGCTCGACTTCGCGGCCTTCTTCGTGAGCCGCGACGCCGCGCGCCTGTACCGCGCGCTGTGGGCGGCCGTCGGCCTCGTGCTCCTGATCGCGTGCGCGAACCTCGCGAACCTCGCCCTGAGCCACGCGGTGGATCGCGCGCACGACCTCGCCGTGCGCCGGGCCCTGGGCGCGAGCCGGCGGCGGCTCGCCCTGCAGCGGGTCGTCGAGCACGGCATCCTGTCGGCGGCCGGCGCCCTCGGCGGGTGGGCGATCGCGGCGGCCGTGGTCCAGGTCTACGCCGCCGCGGCGCAGCCGCCCGCGCAGCGCTGGTCGGTCGGCCTGCTGGACCTGGGACTGAACGGGCGGGTGTTCGCCTACCTGACGGCCGCCGCCGTCCTGACGACGCTCCTGGTCGGCGCCGTGCCGGCGTTGGGCGGCCTGGGCGTGGATCTCCGGCGCGTGCTCGGCGACGGCGGACCGCGGGCCTCCTGGGGCCGCTCGCGGTCGCGGCTCTCGGCGGGCCTCGTCGTCGGCCAGATCGCGCTCGCCGTCGTCCTCCTGGCCGGGGCCGGCATGATGGCACGCACGTTCGTCGCGATGGCCCGGACCTCGATTGGCGTGGACGCGTCGCGCACCCTCGCCCTCCTCATCCGCCTGCCGGACGAGGACTACCCGACCGCGGCGTCGCAGGCGGGCTTCTTCGATCGCCTCCGCCGCGAGCTGTCGGCCGCGCCCGGCATCGAGGCGGCCGGCCTGGCCAGCGCCACGCCGCTCGCCCCGGCCGCGGCCCGGTCCTACGAGGCCGCGGACGGCGACGGCCGCGCCGGAGCGGCCGCGACGGTGCCGGTGCTGGTCGTGGACGACGGCTATTTCGCCGCGCTCGGCGTCGCGCCCGTCGCGGGCCGGGCGTTCGGTCCCCAGGACGACCACGGCGACGAGACCGTCATCGTGAATCGCCGTTTCGCCGAGCGCGAGTGGCAGGGTCGCGACCCGATCGGCCGCCGGCTGCGGTTCTTCGACGGCGGCCAGGCCGGCCCGTGGCGGACCGTGGTCGGCATCGCGCCGGACATCGCCCAGGACGATGCCGCCAGGTCGCGCCGCGAGGCCGGGCCCGTGGCCTACGTGCCCCTCGCGCGGTCGCCCGCGCCCTCGATGTGGGTGCTGGTCCGGACGGAAGGCACCGCGGCGGCCATCGCGACGGTGCGCCAGGGCGTCGAGGCCGTCGATCGCGGTCTGCCGATCTGGATCGGCCCGATGGTCCTGAGCGACTGGCTGGCCAGCATGGGCCAGTACTGGCGTACGGGCACGAGCTCGGTCCTCGTCACGACGTTCGCGGCCATCGCCCTGCTGCTGGCCTCCCTGGGGCTCCATGCCAGCCTGGCGCACGCCGTCGGGCGGCGCCGGCGCGAGATGGGCATCCGGCTCGCGGTGGGCGGATCGCCCGGCGGGATCCTCGGCCTCGTCTACCGCCAGGGCATGGCGCTGGTCCTCACGGGGCTCGCCATCGGACTGGCGGCCACGGCCGGCCTCGGGCGCCTGCTCCGGGGCACGCTGGCCCCCTCGGCGTCGATGGACGTGACGACGGGCGTCCTCGCGGCCGCGATCCTGCTCGTCGCCGCGACCATCGCGTGCGTGGTGCCGGCCCGGCGGGCCATGCGCGTCGATCCCGCCGAGACCCTGCGGGAGGCCTGA
- a CDS encoding tetratricopeptide repeat protein, giving the protein MPTDPYLRLSDLSRVVHREIVILVVLAAAASGLFIVTRAAASGNREQQLVDAAAWYERGQGYLATHDTRQAVAALRRAVARRPDEWTYARTLAEALVQDGRTDSARQLLSLWRTRQPDDADVNMRLARLEAAAGDVASATDYYEDALHGRWPADAASARVDLRRELIQLLLATGNTGAALSHILTLAANLPDDVAAQSQVADLFLEARDPARALEHYQRALRLAPTDPAARAGAAAAAFGLSDYTRALAYARNLTDERSRRIAAVSSAVAASDPLIPRLSGAERERRLGAAIDVAADQLDACRKRSRARTPLAERSAAAVADALADFDRTLTPRRVRESPEVLDRGLELVASALSVVAAQCAPLDVKAEALQRVARRHGSAE; this is encoded by the coding sequence GTGCCAACCGACCCCTACCTGCGTCTCTCCGATCTCTCGCGCGTCGTGCACCGGGAGATCGTCATCCTCGTGGTGCTCGCCGCCGCCGCCAGCGGGCTCTTCATCGTCACCCGTGCGGCCGCCTCCGGAAACCGGGAACAGCAGCTCGTCGACGCCGCGGCCTGGTACGAGCGGGGGCAGGGCTACCTGGCGACGCACGACACCAGGCAGGCCGTCGCGGCCCTGCGGCGGGCCGTGGCGCGCCGGCCCGACGAGTGGACCTACGCGCGGACCCTGGCCGAGGCCCTCGTCCAGGACGGCCGGACCGACTCGGCGCGCCAGCTCCTGTCCCTGTGGCGCACCCGCCAGCCCGACGACGCCGACGTGAACATGCGGCTGGCGCGGCTCGAAGCCGCGGCCGGCGACGTCGCGTCCGCCACCGACTACTACGAGGACGCGCTGCACGGCCGCTGGCCGGCCGACGCGGCGTCGGCGCGAGTGGACCTGCGGCGGGAACTCATCCAGCTGCTGCTGGCCACCGGAAACACCGGCGCCGCCCTGTCGCACATCCTGACGCTGGCCGCCAACCTGCCCGACGACGTCGCCGCGCAGTCCCAGGTGGCCGACCTGTTCCTGGAGGCCCGGGATCCGGCGCGCGCGCTCGAGCACTACCAGCGCGCGCTGCGCCTGGCGCCCACCGACCCTGCGGCCAGGGCCGGCGCCGCCGCCGCGGCCTTCGGCCTCAGTGACTACACCCGGGCGCTCGCCTACGCCCGCAACCTGACCGACGAACGGAGCCGCCGGATTGCGGCCGTGTCGTCGGCGGTGGCGGCGAGCGATCCCCTCATCCCGCGGCTGTCCGGAGCGGAACGGGAACGCCGGCTGGGCGCCGCCATCGACGTGGCGGCCGACCAGCTCGACGCGTGCCGGAAACGCTCGCGCGCCAGGACGCCGCTGGCGGAACGCTCGGCCGCGGCCGTGGCCGACGCCCTGGCCGACTTCGACAGGACGCTCACGCCGCGGCGCGTCCGGGAGTCGCCCGAGGTGCTCGACCGGGGCCTGGAGCTCGTGGCCTCGGCGCTCTCGGTGGTCGCCGCGCAGTGTGCGCCGCTCGACGTCAAGGCCGAGGCACTCCAGCGCGTCGCACGGCGGCACGGGTCGGCCGAATGA
- a CDS encoding chloride channel protein, whose product MTRPSSLPTLQGLRLRENQLFFAITVLVGVLAGLSAVLFTLAIEWTGRLFFGLDPQPARLFLVPTVASLLAGVLLTLVFPEVRGSGVPQTKAAFQLQNGVIPIRVPMGKFLMGALCVGSGHSMGREGPSVQIGAGLASAIGQWVGLPRERLRELVPVGAAGALAAAFNTPVSAVIFALEEIIGDLNAPLIGSTVVASVASVMVERTILGNEPLFRVPTYHLVHPAELAAYAVLGVAGGIISLAFCHGLLRARRAAQRLTPRGRMFLPALGGAIIGLVIIVVPQVMGVGYEYIDQALNGGLVLNTLLLLCGVKLVATIVSYATGNAGGIFAPSLYIGAMAGGAVGIVTQWVAPFPTADTGAYALVGMGTLFAGIIRAPLTSVFMIFEITQDYQILVPLMVANMLSFAISRRYLPVPIYHALLEQDGIHLPPAIATPPTDWTAGDAMSDAFLQVPPELTVDEVRARADGRPDRAVFVGAGQRVTGIVGLPEIDSAIAAGRGADAIGAIARPAPDALWVDAPHEEVLKRLLSESRPVPVVDAGDDGVVVVHGAIRATDVLRHLSASRDDH is encoded by the coding sequence ATGACCCGTCCGTCCTCGCTCCCGACGCTGCAGGGCCTGCGGCTGCGCGAGAATCAGCTCTTCTTCGCCATCACGGTCCTCGTCGGCGTGCTGGCGGGCCTGTCCGCGGTCCTCTTCACGCTGGCCATCGAGTGGACGGGCCGGCTGTTCTTCGGCCTCGATCCCCAGCCCGCGCGGCTCTTCCTGGTGCCGACGGTGGCGAGCCTCCTGGCCGGCGTGCTGCTGACGCTGGTGTTCCCGGAAGTCCGCGGCAGCGGCGTCCCCCAGACCAAGGCGGCGTTCCAGCTGCAGAACGGCGTCATCCCGATTCGCGTGCCGATGGGCAAGTTCCTGATGGGCGCGCTGTGCGTGGGCTCGGGCCACTCGATGGGCCGCGAAGGCCCGTCGGTGCAGATCGGCGCCGGCCTGGCCTCGGCCATCGGCCAGTGGGTGGGGCTGCCGCGCGAGCGCCTGCGGGAGCTCGTGCCCGTGGGCGCGGCCGGGGCGCTGGCCGCGGCGTTCAACACGCCGGTGTCGGCCGTGATCTTCGCGCTCGAGGAGATCATCGGCGACCTGAACGCGCCCCTCATCGGTTCGACCGTGGTCGCGTCGGTGGCCTCGGTGATGGTCGAACGGACCATCCTGGGCAACGAGCCGCTCTTCCGCGTGCCCACCTACCACCTGGTGCACCCGGCGGAGCTGGCGGCCTATGCCGTGCTCGGCGTGGCCGGCGGCATCATCTCCCTCGCCTTCTGCCACGGGCTGCTCCGGGCGCGGCGGGCCGCGCAGAGACTCACGCCGCGCGGCCGCATGTTCCTGCCGGCGCTCGGCGGCGCCATCATCGGCCTGGTCATCATCGTCGTGCCCCAGGTGATGGGCGTGGGCTACGAGTACATCGACCAGGCGCTCAACGGCGGGCTGGTTCTGAACACGCTGCTGCTCCTCTGCGGCGTGAAGCTCGTGGCCACGATCGTGTCGTATGCGACTGGGAACGCCGGCGGCATCTTCGCGCCGAGCCTCTACATCGGGGCCATGGCGGGCGGGGCGGTGGGCATCGTGACGCAGTGGGTGGCGCCCTTTCCCACGGCCGACACGGGCGCCTACGCGCTGGTGGGCATGGGCACCCTGTTCGCCGGCATCATCCGGGCGCCGCTGACGTCGGTCTTCATGATCTTCGAGATCACGCAGGACTACCAGATTCTGGTCCCGCTGATGGTCGCCAACATGCTGAGCTTCGCGATCTCGCGCCGCTACCTGCCGGTGCCGATCTACCACGCGCTGCTCGAACAGGACGGCATCCACCTGCCGCCGGCCATCGCGACGCCGCCGACGGACTGGACCGCCGGCGACGCCATGTCGGATGCGTTCCTGCAGGTGCCGCCCGAGCTCACCGTGGACGAGGTGCGGGCGCGCGCCGACGGCCGGCCGGATCGGGCCGTGTTCGTGGGCGCCGGTCAGCGCGTCACCGGAATCGTCGGCCTGCCGGAGATCGACTCGGCGATTGCCGCCGGGCGAGGGGCGGACGCCATCGGCGCCATCGCCAGGCCGGCGCCAGACGCCCTCTGGGTGGACGCGCCGCACGAGGAAGTACTGAAGCGCCTGCTGTCGGAGTCCCGACCCGTGCCGGTCGTGGACGCGGGAGACGACGGGGTCGTGGTCGTACACGGCGCGATCCGGGCGACCGACGTGCTGCGGCACCTGTCGGCCTCGCGCGACGACCACTGA